Proteins encoded in a region of the Campylobacter sp. RM16189 genome:
- a CDS encoding NAD(P)-binding domain-containing protein has translation MRCVYDIVVIGGGPCGIATVVEAKANGFKNVLLLEKGDNHSQTIRKFYKDNKRVDKSYKGQDSTIHGVVGFDDGTKESTLDYFDELLDNNEIDTAFNSEVESVKKEESGIFHITTSTAGYGAKNVVISIGKMGRPNKPSYKIPPSLNSVVNFNLDSCSSNEKIIVVGGGNSAAEYAVDLSERNDVTLNYRKDKFTRLNDINEAAVMALFNANKLNLKLGVDIEGLENESGKVKVIFTDGTSEIFDRIIYAIGGSTPVDFLQKCGVKLDADKDPIVDDDYESSVKGLYIGGDIVLKNGGSIVLALNHAHKVIQSIKDKGNI, from the coding sequence ATGAGATGCGTATATGATATAGTGGTAATAGGCGGAGGTCCATGCGGAATCGCTACCGTGGTAGAGGCTAAAGCAAATGGATTTAAAAACGTTTTATTGCTGGAAAAGGGTGATAATCATAGTCAAACGATAAGGAAGTTTTATAAAGACAATAAGCGTGTAGATAAAAGCTATAAAGGTCAAGATAGCACTATTCATGGAGTGGTTGGTTTTGACGACGGCACAAAAGAGAGCACGCTTGACTATTTTGATGAGCTGCTTGACAATAACGAGATTGATACCGCATTTAACTCGGAAGTTGAAAGTGTAAAAAAAGAGGAGAGCGGAATATTTCATATAACTACATCAACAGCAGGATACGGAGCTAAAAATGTAGTAATTTCAATAGGTAAGATGGGGCGTCCTAATAAACCTAGCTACAAAATTCCGCCATCTTTAAATTCTGTTGTAAATTTTAACCTTGATTCTTGCTCTAGCAATGAAAAAATAATTGTAGTGGGCGGAGGAAACTCTGCTGCAGAATATGCGGTAGATCTTAGCGAAAGAAACGATGTAACTCTAAATTATAGAAAAGATAAATTTACCAGATTAAACGATATAAATGAGGCTGCTGTTATGGCACTTTTTAATGCCAATAAGTTAAATTTAAAGCTTGGCGTAGATATTGAAGGGCTTGAAAATGAGTCTGGAAAGGTAAAAGTCATTTTTACTGATGGAACAAGTGAGATCTTTGATCGTATAATATATGCTATAGGTGGCTCTACTCCCGTTGATTTTTTACAAAAATGCGGTGTAAAGCTAGATGCTGATAAGGATCCAATCGTAGATGACGATTATGAAAGTAGTGTAAAGGGGCTTTATATAGGTGGTGATATAGTGCTGAAAAACGGGGGTTCTATAGTTTTGGCCTTAAATCACGCACATAAAGTAATACAAAGTATTAAGGATAAAGGCAATATCTAA
- a CDS encoding vesicular transport factor Uso1p — protein MNRLKIINLTLFVLFSILIAVSLYLVYSNTGKKYNSKQDQNEVAIHVLSFDELPRNEQEKYVKKDNLDTYGKFLTPKSYEKNLKISSINEPIPSDLEELKRQVSDLRVQNKILYDDNIDLVSKNLEIANLLSSKDASLSYKNINLRMIMDSEKYLETINDLTKKLEESQNENLQSSKISSQKIVKLQNEIDSLRNEMVNRLNQFERDKAQLISKNSDEMSKNLKTQMDEKLRLEKELLKITGELSKIKDENARMTDSLSLKEFEFKRVETEQKDKVLKIQAASQDMINTLNKEFEVKKNEYEKDIKSKLNEIEALKREQNLLKESLDLKSKELEKKLAELNLINEKNDKFISLNKEQNATIENLKSRLQIERSGFEKEVAGMWSLHKKEVEKLKKQLNELSSNLQNTKDELEKEITKLKEQNLKKDEQIIQSESNITSLNAMLATQKERLESEIFANKKNIQNYKILNDKITSLIQGNAIISKEAKKRVDNAEIAVEIHKKTIDELNSTLALKDKEISEINLRLEKIKNSLEIQTKKNETLTQSLKNNQNPLSLEVSELKTKISQLMQESEYLSSENDNLKKIIQLNFKAEVPKKVVFIESIECDDMVIGSDKPTVICKNRVSEFIQRYNSNYFFEITPIVSHGNFIATSKVAQLIPKNELEKINLYANFGIGRERAKTAGELIKDEFGDFSRISYSNEIITSDNKQGFVIKVYR, from the coding sequence TTGAATAGGCTTAAAATCATAAATTTAACTTTATTTGTACTATTTAGTATTTTGATTGCAGTTAGTTTGTATCTTGTGTATTCAAATACGGGTAAAAAATACAATTCCAAACAAGATCAAAATGAGGTTGCTATCCATGTTTTAAGCTTTGATGAGCTTCCTAGAAACGAGCAGGAAAAATATGTTAAAAAAGATAATCTTGATACTTACGGTAAATTTCTAACGCCAAAAAGCTATGAGAAAAATTTAAAAATTAGCAGCATAAACGAGCCTATACCTAGTGATTTAGAGGAATTAAAACGTCAAGTAAGCGATTTAAGGGTCCAAAACAAGATACTTTATGATGACAATATAGATTTAGTGAGTAAAAATTTAGAAATAGCAAATTTACTAAGTTCTAAAGATGCAAGCCTATCATATAAAAATATAAATTTAAGAATGATAATGGACTCTGAGAAGTATTTGGAGACAATAAATGATCTTACGAAAAAACTAGAGGAGAGCCAAAACGAAAATTTGCAAAGCTCTAAAATTTCATCTCAAAAGATTGTCAAGCTTCAAAATGAGATTGATTCTTTAAGAAACGAAATGGTTAATAGGCTTAATCAGTTTGAAAGGGATAAGGCTCAGCTAATCTCAAAAAATAGTGACGAAATGAGCAAAAATCTAAAGACTCAGATGGATGAAAAGCTAAGACTTGAAAAAGAGCTTTTAAAGATCACAGGTGAGCTCTCTAAGATAAAAGATGAAAATGCTAGAATGACCGATTCGTTAAGTTTAAAAGAGTTTGAATTTAAAAGAGTAGAAACCGAGCAAAAGGATAAGGTCTTAAAGATACAGGCTGCAAGTCAAGATATGATAAATACTTTAAATAAGGAATTTGAAGTCAAAAAAAATGAATACGAAAAAGATATAAAATCAAAACTTAATGAAATAGAGGCTCTTAAAAGAGAGCAAAATTTGCTTAAAGAATCGCTTGATTTAAAGTCAAAAGAGCTTGAGAAAAAGCTTGCGGAGTTAAATTTAATAAACGAAAAAAATGATAAATTTATATCTTTAAATAAAGAGCAAAATGCCACGATAGAAAATCTTAAGTCAAGACTTCAGATTGAAAGAAGTGGTTTTGAGAAGGAAGTTGCCGGGATGTGGAGCTTGCATAAAAAAGAGGTTGAAAAACTTAAAAAACAGCTTAATGAATTAAGCTCAAATTTGCAAAATACAAAAGATGAGCTTGAGAAAGAGATAACTAAATTAAAAGAGCAAAATTTAAAAAAAGATGAACAGATAATTCAAAGCGAGTCAAATATAACCTCTCTTAATGCAATGTTAGCCACTCAAAAAGAGAGGCTTGAGAGTGAGATATTTGCAAATAAAAAAAATATTCAAAACTACAAAATATTAAACGATAAGATCACATCTTTAATACAAGGTAATGCAATTATAAGCAAGGAGGCGAAAAAACGAGTAGATAATGCGGAAATTGCCGTAGAAATTCATAAAAAAACCATTGATGAGCTAAATTCTACTCTTGCTCTTAAAGATAAAGAGATAAGTGAGATAAATTTAAGGCTAGAAAAAATAAAAAACAGCCTTGAAATTCAAACCAAAAAAAATGAAACATTGACGCAGAGTTTAAAAAATAATCAAAATCCACTCTCGTTGGAAGTATCCGAGCTTAAAACCAAGATTTCACAGCTTATGCAAGAGAGCGAATATCTAAGCAGTGAAAACGATAATTTAAAAAAGATAATTCAGCTAAATTTTAAGGCGGAAGTGCCTAAAAAAGTAGTTTTTATAGAATCTATAGAGTGTGATGATATGGTTATAGGATCAGATAAGCCAACTGTAATATGTAAAAATAGAGTAAGCGAGTTTATACAGCGCTATAATTCAAACTATTTTTTTGAGATTACCCCTATAGTTAGCCATGGAAATTTTATAGCAACTTCTAAAGTGGCTCAATTGATACCAAAAAATGAGCTTGAGAAGATAAATTTATATGCGAATTTCGGTATAGGCAGAGAGAGGGCAAAAACCGCCGGAGAGCTTATAAAAGATGAATTTGGAGATTTTTCTCGCATATCTTATAGCAATGAAATCATAACTTCTGATAATAAGCAAGGTTTTGTTATCAAGGTGTATAGATGA
- a CDS encoding methyltransferase, with amino-acid sequence MRLMQPKKGYRYNSDTMMLYDFVSKTKPKGKVLDVGCGCGILGLLLKRDFASINIDLLDIQEPNINLAKQNADSNSIEANFITADFSNFKSDKRYDLIVSNPPFYHDGSKRSENEHIKISRYNEFLPLENLIKSSNSLLKPHGAFVFCYDAKQLSEILICLKKYKFTPSRLCFIHPKATIEANLVMIEAKKSSKALMKILPPVFVFENDKYSEIASEIFARANTLSEDFD; translated from the coding sequence ATGAGGCTAATGCAGCCTAAAAAAGGGTATCGGTATAATTCTGATACTATGATGCTTTATGATTTTGTATCAAAAACAAAGCCAAAAGGCAAAGTCCTTGATGTTGGATGTGGATGTGGGATATTGGGGCTTTTGTTAAAACGTGATTTTGCTAGTATTAATATTGATCTGCTTGATATTCAGGAGCCAAATATAAATTTGGCAAAACAAAATGCCGACTCAAACTCTATTGAGGCAAATTTTATTACAGCCGATTTTTCTAATTTTAAAAGCGATAAAAGATATGATCTTATAGTCTCAAATCCGCCTTTTTATCACGATGGATCCAAAAGAAGCGAGAATGAGCATATAAAAATTAGTAGATATAATGAGTTTTTACCTCTTGAAAATTTGATCAAGTCGTCAAATTCGCTTCTAAAACCTCATGGAGCTTTTGTGTTTTGTTATGATGCAAAGCAGCTTAGTGAAATTTTAATATGTTTAAAAAAGTATAAATTTACACCCTCAAGGCTATGCTTTATTCATCCCAAAGCAACTATTGAAGCAAATTTAGTTATGATAGAGGCGAAAAAGAGTTCAAAGGCGCTAATGAAGATATTGCCCCCTGTTTTTGTTTTTGAAAATGATAAGTATAGCGAGATTGCTAGTGAAATTTTTGCTAGAGCAAATACTCTTAGTGAGGATTTTGATTGA
- a CDS encoding YkgJ family cysteine cluster protein — MIRQDGFDYEFDFTKCSECGGKCCTGESGYIWISPNEISALAGYLSLDEGEFRNKFLEKHGYKFSIKEKIYNGGYACIFFNESEKNCSIYEFRPKQCMSFPFWDYFKNHFDELERECVGIRRL, encoded by the coding sequence TTGATAAGACAAGATGGATTTGATTACGAATTCGACTTTACTAAGTGCTCTGAGTGCGGAGGTAAGTGTTGCACGGGCGAGAGCGGGTATATATGGATAAGTCCAAATGAAATTTCAGCTCTTGCTGGATATCTTAGTCTTGATGAAGGCGAATTTAGAAATAAATTTTTAGAAAAGCACGGGTATAAATTTAGTATAAAAGAGAAGATTTACAATGGTGGTTATGCCTGTATATTCTTTAATGAGAGCGAAAAAAATTGTTCTATTTACGAGTTTAGGCCTAAACAGTGTATGAGTTTTCCTTTTTGGGATTATTTTAAAAATCATTTTGATGAATTGGAGAGAGAATGCGTGGGAATAAGGCGATTGTAG
- a CDS encoding tetratricopeptide repeat protein: MRGNKAIVGILLIFSMFCIGAANEDKKFDENLYILEALMAVDNSKHEDAVTIYKELYKKTNKITYLKEALKFAFVSNSPEFNEILKLAEQNLKDDPDFLRIKGAKLMGQNRFEEARRVLENLIKKEPKPRSYIMLGSLFSMQRKNEEALAQFQKAYEIEKSDENLIRIADFLYNKMNRKQEAVSYLETSRRINGCTAHVCMTLIDFYIQMQQFNNTIEIYENLYEIMKEKEFLNKALGIYVYQKNYEDAIKFLKKHKHNDDALMEIYAMIGDFDGAYNKAKEIFDKSFNLEYQAKMAIYQYERDSKKMTKKSLDEIIYNFEKSVNRLDNPVYFNYYGYLLIDHDVDIKRGVELVKKALERDPNSVYYIDSLAWGYFKLGECEKADELMQGVMHDSEFIDSDEAKEHIRMIKECLQKNKK, translated from the coding sequence ATGCGTGGGAATAAGGCGATTGTAGGAATTTTATTAATATTTTCCATGTTTTGCATAGGAGCGGCTAACGAAGATAAAAAATTTGATGAAAATCTCTATATACTTGAAGCGCTTATGGCGGTTGATAATTCTAAACACGAGGATGCCGTTACTATCTACAAGGAGCTTTACAAAAAGACAAATAAAATAACTTATTTAAAAGAGGCTTTGAAATTCGCATTTGTTTCAAATAGCCCTGAGTTTAATGAAATTTTAAAACTTGCTGAGCAAAATTTAAAAGATGATCCGGATTTTTTGCGCATCAAAGGTGCAAAGCTAATGGGTCAAAACAGGTTTGAAGAGGCTAGGAGAGTATTAGAAAATTTAATTAAAAAAGAGCCTAAGCCTAGAAGCTATATAATGCTCGGCTCTCTTTTTTCGATGCAGCGTAAAAATGAAGAGGCCTTGGCACAATTTCAAAAGGCCTATGAGATAGAAAAAAGCGATGAGAATTTGATTAGGATTGCTGATTTTCTTTATAATAAAATGAATAGAAAGCAAGAGGCGGTAAGCTATCTTGAGACATCAAGAAGAATCAATGGTTGCACTGCGCATGTGTGCATGACTTTGATAGACTTTTATATTCAGATGCAACAGTTTAACAATACGATTGAAATTTATGAGAATTTATATGAAATAATGAAAGAGAAAGAATTTTTAAATAAGGCTCTTGGAATTTATGTCTATCAAAAGAACTACGAAGATGCGATTAAATTTCTAAAAAAACATAAACATAACGATGATGCTTTGATGGAAATTTATGCTATGATTGGAGATTTTGACGGTGCATATAATAAGGCAAAAGAGATCTTTGATAAGAGCTTCAACTTGGAATATCAGGCGAAAATGGCAATCTATCAATATGAACGCGACTCTAAAAAAATGACTAAAAAGAGTCTTGATGAGATCATATATAACTTTGAAAAATCTGTAAACAGGCTTGATAATCCGGTATATTTTAACTATTACGGATATCTGCTCATAGATCATGATGTGGATATAAAAAGGGGCGTAGAGCTAGTTAAAAAGGCCCTCGAAAGAGATCCAAATTCTGTATATTATATAGACTCTCTTGCGTGGGGTTATTTTAAGCTTGGAGAGTGCGAGAAGGCAGATGAGCTTATGCAAGGCGTTATGCATGATAGTGAATTTATAGATAGCGATGAAGCAAAAGAACATATAAGAATGATAAAAGAGTGTTTGCAGAAGAATAAAAAATGA
- the trpC gene encoding indole-3-glycerol phosphate synthase TrpC has protein sequence MILDQIIERTKEDLEQRKVKFPLEWLGRSLAYNPYAPRDVARVLRSSENEPFRIIAEVKKASPSKGLIRSEFEPILIAKNYEDGGANAISVLTEPHYFKGNLEFLTQIRRYTATPLLRKDFIIDKYQIVEALVYGADFILLIAKALSRSKLKELLEYAHHLGLEALVETHDKEDIAKAIFVGANIIGINNRNLQTFEMDMSLCERLIPLLPQNKIIVAESGLFDHEQLVNLNKIGVDAFLIGEHFMRQDDIVKAVKTIKEG, from the coding sequence ATGATACTTGATCAGATTATAGAGCGAACAAAAGAGGATTTGGAGCAAAGAAAGGTCAAGTTTCCTCTTGAATGGCTAGGTAGAAGCTTGGCATATAATCCTTATGCGCCTAGAGATGTTGCAAGAGTATTAAGGTCCAGTGAAAATGAGCCTTTTAGGATAATAGCAGAAGTTAAAAAGGCTAGCCCCAGCAAAGGTCTTATTAGAAGTGAATTTGAACCTATTTTAATAGCTAAAAATTATGAAGACGGCGGAGCTAATGCAATCTCTGTTTTAACCGAGCCTCATTATTTTAAAGGAAATTTAGAGTTTTTAACTCAGATTAGAAGATATACGGCAACGCCTCTACTTAGAAAAGATTTTATAATAGATAAATATCAGATAGTCGAGGCTCTTGTTTACGGGGCGGATTTTATACTTTTGATAGCTAAGGCCTTAAGTAGATCTAAGCTAAAAGAGCTTCTTGAATACGCTCATCATCTCGGACTTGAAGCTCTTGTGGAGACGCATGACAAAGAAGATATCGCCAAGGCGATTTTTGTCGGAGCGAATATAATAGGAATAAATAATAGAAATTTACAAACTTTTGAAATGGATATGAGTTTATGCGAGCGACTTATACCGCTTTTGCCTCAAAATAAAATCATAGTGGCCGAAAGCGGACTATTTGATCATGAACAACTTGTAAATTTAAATAAAATAGGTGTCGATGCATTCTTGATTGGGGAGCATTTTATGAGACAAGATGATATTGTAAAAGCGGTTAAAACCATAAAGGAGGGGTGA
- a CDS encoding HIT domain-containing protein: MEHICAPWRSEYFSKKMSGCVFCDVVKHPENDEKNGVLFRAKHCFGVMNLYPYTPGHFMVIPYEHFEKIESLNDEAWIEMSRFVRKGVEILKRELGAMGVNIGMNLGKAAGAGIAEHVHYHLVPRWERDTNFITSIADLRVNGVPFHPLYEKLKNAFESVKFE, from the coding sequence ATGGAACATATTTGTGCGCCTTGGAGAAGTGAGTATTTTAGCAAGAAAATGTCCGGATGCGTATTTTGCGATGTTGTAAAACATCCGGAAAATGACGAAAAAAATGGAGTCTTGTTTCGTGCTAAGCATTGCTTTGGTGTGATGAATCTATATCCGTATACTCCGGGCCATTTTATGGTAATACCATACGAGCATTTTGAAAAAATTGAAAGCCTAAACGATGAGGCTTGGATAGAAATGAGTAGATTTGTAAGAAAGGGTGTGGAAATATTAAAAAGAGAGCTTGGTGCAATGGGCGTAAATATCGGAATGAATTTAGGAAAGGCTGCGGGTGCTGGAATAGCTGAGCACGTGCATTATCACCTAGTGCCAAGATGGGAAAGAGATACTAACTTTATAACTTCTATTGCCGATCTAAGAGTGAATGGAGTGCCTTTTCATCCTCTGTACGAAAAGCTAAAAAATGCTTTTGAAAGTGTTAAATTTGAGTAA
- a CDS encoding ankyrin repeat domain-containing protein, producing MGFAIKAILLFLFFVPLAFGSILDDGRLDCDEILANKLRVFSANFNIEAAGLTAIDFRCSSSLLNLKHIENLLDTSTKIRSESRSCVGKIADINLNNFKFMLLKAGIEPDIYAQTLLESEEYEKELEQNRAFFRYWGHQTLSNFLLFRVFNKNYNEALGPTVKHYMSSFRMDEGSAIYYATKIVNEFLKFAIAIQKEDFAASMLDISEVQKRVSDPKFSKNDINEFIYSGKISKDSLQKAFETALLYDKSIDILKEFIQIGVDINSGYESPLFFALNNLKSVELLLKNGADVNYSNLLGQTPLFKAVGLNDLNLVKLLVEHGADVSKRTIDINTKLAYASNLGEVLPSYIKPCDFEHTSRTIFMEAARKSDVEILKFLISVGVDLNAVDDAGFNAFDYAIMGKKEANLQYLKALGLKSNFDN from the coding sequence ATGGGGTTTGCCATAAAGGCAATTTTATTATTTTTATTTTTTGTACCCCTTGCTTTTGGAAGTATATTAGATGATGGCAGACTTGACTGCGATGAAATTTTAGCCAATAAACTACGTGTTTTTTCTGCAAATTTTAATATCGAGGCAGCAGGATTAACAGCCATTGATTTTAGATGCTCAAGTTCTCTTTTAAATTTAAAGCATATAGAAAATCTGCTTGACACCTCAACTAAAATAAGATCGGAGAGTCGCTCTTGTGTAGGAAAAATTGCGGATATAAATTTAAATAATTTTAAATTTATGCTTTTAAAAGCCGGAATTGAGCCTGATATTTATGCACAAACTCTTCTTGAATCCGAAGAATATGAAAAAGAGCTTGAACAAAATAGAGCTTTTTTTAGATACTGGGGGCATCAAACTCTTTCAAATTTTTTACTATTTAGAGTGTTTAACAAAAACTATAATGAGGCTCTTGGTCCTACCGTAAAACACTATATGTCCAGTTTTAGAATGGATGAGGGCAGCGCTATCTACTATGCCACAAAGATTGTAAATGAGTTTTTAAAATTTGCAATTGCGATACAAAAAGAGGATTTTGCGGCCAGCATGTTAGATATTAGCGAAGTGCAAAAGCGCGTTAGTGATCCTAAATTCTCAAAAAATGATATAAACGAGTTTATATACTCCGGAAAGATTTCTAAAGACTCTTTGCAAAAAGCTTTTGAAACAGCGCTGCTTTATGATAAAAGCATAGATATTCTTAAAGAGTTTATACAAATAGGAGTAGATATTAATAGTGGGTATGAGAGCCCTCTTTTTTTCGCTCTTAATAATTTAAAAAGTGTTGAACTGCTACTTAAAAACGGTGCTGACGTAAATTATTCAAATTTGCTAGGACAAACCCCTCTTTTTAAGGCTGTAGGACTAAATGATCTTAATCTCGTAAAGCTACTTGTAGAGCACGGAGCTGATGTAAGCAAGAGGACTATTGATATAAACACAAAGCTTGCTTATGCTTCAAATCTAGGAGAGGTTTTACCAAGCTATATAAAACCTTGCGACTTTGAGCATACATCAAGAACTATTTTTATGGAGGCTGCTCGTAAAAGTGATGTGGAAATTTTAAAATTTTTAATATCCGTAGGTGTTGATTTAAATGCTGTAGATGATGCCGGATTTAACGCTTTTGATTATGCGATAATGGGCAAAAAAGAGGCAAATTTGCAGTATTTAAAAGCTCTTGGCTTAAAGTCAAATTTTGATAATTAG
- a CDS encoding SDR family NAD(P)-dependent oxidoreductase: MKGAAFITGATSGFGDAIARRLSKEGYKIVALGRRRDRLEKLAKELKNTHIIECDIRDKDAVLEAVKNIPESYRDIEILVNNAGLALGIDGILQTSVDDLETMIDTNIKGLLYSTKAVLPIMAARKSGYVFNLGSTAGAWPYPGSHVYGASKAFVKQFSRNIRNDLKGTGIRVTEIAPGICKTEFSEVRFKGDIERANEVYAGVEPITAQDIATIVVNCINMPKHVNINIVELMATAQTWAGLHVEKN, encoded by the coding sequence GTGAAAGGAGCGGCTTTTATAACCGGAGCAACATCCGGATTTGGCGATGCGATAGCAAGAAGGCTATCAAAAGAGGGTTATAAAATAGTAGCCCTAGGGCGCCGAAGAGATAGGTTGGAAAAATTAGCTAAGGAGCTAAAAAATACTCATATAATAGAGTGTGACATTAGGGATAAGGATGCTGTTTTGGAGGCTGTAAAAAATATTCCGGAATCTTACAGGGATATTGAAATTTTAGTTAATAATGCAGGTCTCGCACTAGGCATAGATGGAATATTGCAAACAAGTGTGGATGACCTTGAAACAATGATAGATACTAATATAAAAGGGCTTTTGTACTCCACTAAAGCTGTTTTGCCCATAATGGCTGCTAGAAAGAGCGGATATGTATTTAACCTAGGATCTACTGCCGGCGCTTGGCCATATCCTGGAAGTCACGTATATGGAGCTTCTAAGGCCTTTGTTAAGCAGTTTAGTAGGAATATAAGAAATGATTTAAAAGGAACCGGTATTCGTGTGACAGAGATTGCGCCCGGTATTTGCAAGACAGAATTTAGCGAAGTGAGGTTTAAAGGTGATATAGAGCGTGCTAATGAGGTTTATGCGGGCGTTGAGCCTATAACCGCGCAAGATATAGCGACTATTGTTGTAAACTGTATAAATATGCCAAAGCATGTGAATATAAACATTGTAGAGCTGATGGCTACTGCTCAGACTTGGGCAGGGCTTCATGTGGAGAAAAATTAA
- a CDS encoding Na+/H+ antiporter NhaC family protein — MQRFLFLFLLPILAFAVDPEVAAKNAQIFGIWTLVPPVVAIVLAFITKDVILSLFIGVFSGTYLINIADNGAFTSFVKGFISIVQRIVGSMADSWNAGIILQVLCIGGVVALITKMGGTKAVALWLSKRAKTGVSAQISTWVMGLFVFFDDYANALIVGPIMRPITDKFKVSREKLAFIIDATAAPIAGIAIISTWVGLEISLIKNGYELIGITDINAFGIFVETIPYRFYNLFMLFFIVCTAFMGREFGGMLKAERRARTGELHSIKSRMVDVEDKTLEPKEGIKLQSSNAVIPLLVLIIGAFVSFYFSGLNALQGETLEKATANPFTFETFRETFGNADASVALFQSALLATIVAIFIGIYRKIFSVKEAIETWVKGWKTMIVTIVILLLAWSLSSVIKELGTSRYLVDMLSSATPKIVLPAAVFILGSFISFSTGTSYGTMGILMPLAIPLANAVGVNSGLEGDALHAYMIVNISAVLTGAIFGDHCSPISDTTILSSMGAGCNHIDHVQTQMPYALSICAVSILVGYMPVSLGLSIWFALPLGFLAVVLLVRFVGQKV, encoded by the coding sequence GTGCAAAGATTTTTATTCTTATTTTTATTGCCTATCTTGGCTTTTGCCGTAGATCCTGAAGTGGCGGCAAAAAATGCCCAGATATTTGGTATTTGGACACTTGTGCCACCTGTTGTGGCTATAGTTTTGGCATTTATAACAAAAGATGTTATTTTGTCTCTTTTTATAGGTGTGTTTAGTGGAACATATCTAATAAATATAGCAGACAACGGTGCTTTTACCTCTTTTGTGAAGGGTTTTATCAGCATAGTTCAGCGTATAGTAGGCTCAATGGCCGATAGCTGGAATGCCGGTATTATACTTCAGGTTCTTTGTATAGGGGGTGTTGTTGCATTAATTACAAAGATGGGTGGCACTAAGGCTGTAGCACTATGGCTTAGCAAGAGAGCAAAGACCGGAGTTTCTGCACAGATTTCAACCTGGGTTATGGGACTATTCGTATTTTTTGACGACTATGCAAACGCTTTGATTGTAGGCCCAATTATGCGCCCTATAACTGATAAATTTAAGGTTAGTCGCGAAAAGCTAGCCTTTATCATAGATGCTACCGCCGCTCCAATAGCTGGCATAGCCATCATTTCTACCTGGGTAGGGCTTGAAATTTCACTTATTAAAAACGGATATGAGCTAATAGGAATAACAGATATAAACGCCTTTGGAATATTTGTAGAGACAATTCCTTATAGATTTTACAATCTATTTATGCTCTTTTTTATAGTTTGTACCGCTTTTATGGGACGAGAATTTGGAGGTATGCTAAAGGCTGAGAGGAGAGCTCGCACAGGAGAGCTTCACTCAATCAAGTCAAGAATGGTGGATGTTGAAGATAAGACTCTTGAGCCAAAAGAGGGTATAAAGCTTCAAAGTTCAAATGCTGTTATTCCACTTTTAGTCCTTATAATAGGCGCATTTGTCAGCTTTTATTTCAGCGGATTAAATGCCTTGCAAGGAGAGACTCTTGAAAAAGCCACGGCAAATCCGTTTACTTTTGAAACGTTTAGAGAGACATTTGGTAATGCCGATGCGTCCGTCGCTCTATTTCAATCCGCGCTTTTAGCGACTATAGTTGCGATATTTATAGGTATATATAGAAAAATATTCAGCGTAAAAGAGGCTATTGAGACCTGGGTTAAAGGCTGGAAAACAATGATAGTAACGATTGTTATCTTGCTTCTTGCATGGAGCTTAAGCTCTGTTATAAAAGAGCTTGGCACATCAAGATATCTTGTCGATATGCTATCTTCCGCTACGCCTAAGATAGTCCTTCCTGCAGCTGTATTCATATTGGGTTCATTTATATCTTTTTCTACAGGTACAAGCTATGGAACAATGGGAATTTTAATGCCTCTTGCCATCCCTCTTGCAAATGCTGTAGGAGTAAATAGCGGACTTGAAGGAGACGCACTTCATGCCTATATGATAGTAAATATCTCAGCTGTTTTAACCGGAGCCATATTTGGCGATCACTGTTCACCGATATCAGACACAACAATACTTTCATCAATGGGTGCAGGATGTAATCACATAGATCACGTTCAAACACAGATGCCTTATGCTCTAAGCATATGCGCAGTAAGTATTCTTGTAGGTTATATGCCTGTATCATTAGGGCTTAGTATATGGTTTGCTCTTCCTCTTGGCTTTTTGGCAGTAGTGTTATTGGTTAGATTTGTAGGACAGAAAGTTTAA